One region of Vigna angularis cultivar LongXiaoDou No.4 chromosome 10, ASM1680809v1, whole genome shotgun sequence genomic DNA includes:
- the LOC108335864 gene encoding proline-rich receptor-like protein kinase PERK9, with protein MSAASPSAAASPPPQTPPSSNTSPSPSNATTPPLQQTPSSTSPPQQAESPPPLTPSPAAPPPAPPSPPPSSSPPPVSGTPPPSVTPSSPPPSSPQPSPPSVTPSSPPPSSPQPSPPPPPPQSVPPSSSPPSSPQPSPPPPPAPDAPAPVPPSSPPPPPPSAPVPSRSPPPPPPPSNPPNSSSPLPPPQPSPSAPPPNNIQTPPPHRNSPSPPASPPPRNSTRSSPPPPAARSSPPPAPEPSNPPSRSSPPPTPSSSLAPPSNSTPSSSPPLVTQLAPPPPSPSKVSSPPSPTPNPTAEAGSPGGSISTVGVVAIGVVAGFLLLGFIGVLIWCMRRQKRKTPVNGGYVMPSTLASSPESDSSFFKTHSSAPLVQSGSGSDVVYTPSDPGGLGHSRSWFSYEELMKATNGFSSQNLLGEGGFGCVYKGHLPDGREIAVKQLKIGGGQGEREFKAEVEIISRIHHRHLVSLVGYCIEDSRRLLVYDYVPNNNLYFHLHGENQPVLEWTNRVKIAAGAARGLAYLHEDCNPRIIHRDIKSSNILLDFNYEAKVSDFGLAKLALDANTHITTRVMGTFGYVAPEYASSGKLTEKSDVYSFGVVLLELITGRKPVDVSQPLGDESLVEWARPLLSHSIDTEEFSSLADPRLEKNYIESELYCMIEVAAACVRHSASKRPRMGQVVRAFDSLGGSDLTNGMKLGESEVFDSAQQSEEIRLFRRMAFGSQNYSTDFFSRASLNP; from the exons ATGTCGGCAGCGTCGCCGTCAGCGGCGGCATCTCCACCACCACAAACACCACCCTCCTCCAACACTAGTCCCTCACCGTCCAACGCCACCACTCCTCCGCTGCAACAaaccccttcttccacttctccGCCACAACAAGCAGAATCTCCGCCTCCGCTAACCCCATCTCCGGCGGCTCCGCCGCCTGCTCCGCCGTCACCACCACCTAGTTCTTCACCTCCCCCAGTGTCTGGAACACCTCCTCCATCAGTCACTCCATCATCACCACCTCCATCTTCGCCGCAGCCATCTCCTCCATCAGTCACTCCATCATCACCACCTCCATCTTCGCCGCAGCCATCTCCTCCACCGCCACCCCCTCAATCAGTCCCTCCATCATCATCACCGCCATCTTCACCGCAGCCATCTCCTCCACCGCCGCCTGCTCCTGATGCACCGGCACCGGTGCCACCGAGCTCTCCAccgccaccaccaccatcaGCACCAGTGCCATCAAGAAGCCCTCCGCCACCGCCACCACCATCAAACCCTCCTAATAGCTCATCTCCACTACCACCGCCACAACCCTCACCATCAGCTCCCCCACCTAACAACATCCAAACACCGCCGCCGCACCGAAATTCACCATCTCCTCCGGCTTCACCGCCCCCTAGAAACTCAACTAGGTCATCACCGCCCCCTCCGGCAGCGAGGTCATCGCCGCCTCCAGCACCTGAGCCATCCAACCCACCTTCTAGGAGTAGTCCTCCTCCCACACCAAGTTCCTCCCTAGCTCCCCCTTCAAATTCTACGCCAAGTTCATCACCACCTTTAGTTACTCAATTGGCCCCGCCACCGCCATCCCCGTCAAAAGTTTCATCGCCCCCATCCCCTACTCCGAACCCGACAGCAGAGGCAGGCTCTCCTGGAGGTAGTATCAGCACTGTTGGTGTAGTGGCTATTGGTGTGGTAGCTGGATTTCTGCTTCTTGGCTTCATTGGTGTTCTTATATGGTGCATGAGAAGGCAAAAGAGAAAGACTCCTGTGAATGGTGGTTATGTCATGCCATCCACTCTTGCCTCCTCTCCTGAATCAG ATTCATCGTTTTTTAAGACACACTCTTCAGCTCCTCTTGTGCAAAGTGGCTCTGGCAGTGATGTTGTGTACACACCATCTGATCCTGGTGGACTAGGCCACTCAAGGTCATGGTTTTCATATGAAGAACTGATGAAGGCCACAAATGGTTTCTCAAGTCAAAATCTTTTGGGTGAGGGAGGATTTGGTTGTGTGTATAAAGGGCACCTTCCTGATGGAAGAGAGATAGCAGTGAAACAACTGAAGATTGGTGGAGGTCAGGGAGAGAGAGAATTCAAAGCTGAAGTGGAAATTATCAGTCGTATACATCATCGCCATTTGGTTTCTTTAGTGGGATACTGCATTGAAGACAGCAGAAGACTACTTGTCTATGACTACGTTCCTAACAATAACCTTTACTTCCATCTACATG GGGAAAACCAGCCTGTGCTAGAATGGACAAACCGTGTCAAAATTGCAGCTGGTGCAGCCCGTGGACTAGCTTATCTCCATGAAGACT GCAACCCTCGGATCATTCACAGGGATATCAAGTCGTCAAACATTCTTTTAGATTTCAATTATGAAGCTAAG GTCTCAGATTTTGGGCTAGCCAAATTAGCTCTTGATGCAAATACGCATATTACCACGCGTGTCATGGGAACTTTTGG GTATGTTGCCCCTGAATATGCTTCAAGTGGTAAATTGACTGAGAAGTCTGATGTATATTCTTTTGGAGTCGTGCTTTTGGAGCTAATTACCGGCCGGAAGCCGGTAGATGTATCCCAACCTTTGGGAGATGAAAGCCTGGTTGAATGG GCTCGGCCTTTACTAAGTCATTCAATTGATACTGAGGAATTCAGTAGTTTGGCAGATCCAAGGCTAGAAAAGAATTACATTGAGAGTGAATTGTATTGCATGATTGAGGTTGCTGCAGCGTGTGTGCGGCATTCAGCTTCAAAGAGACCTCGCATGGGACAG GTTGTTAGAGCTTTTGATAGCTTAGGAGGTTCTGATCTAACTAATGGAATGAAACTTGGGGAAAGTGAGGTGTTTGACTCTGCACAACAATCTGAAGAAATAAGATTATTTCGGAGAATGGCATTTGGTAGTCAAAATTATAGCACAGATTTCTTTAGCCGTGCTAGTTTGAATCCATGA